A genomic window from Fusarium oxysporum Fo47 chromosome X, complete sequence includes:
- a CDS encoding RTA1 like protein-domain-containing protein: MASDSVSDADTDGFKLYLYKPSLPAAILFTVLFGLVTARHFQLVFKMKTWSFIPFCIGCVLETVGYGARAYSATQTPDWDLMPYILQSVFILLGPAFYAASIYMALGRLIRFLEGQHHSVIRVGLLTKIFLMGDIFSFFGQGGGGGLLASASDKGSQDLGNTIIIVGLAIQVIFFGGFMVVTAIFHMRILRRPTSRSLSTGAPWQAFMAVLYFTSALIMVRSVFRMIEYAQGHTGSLISKEIYVYTLDALLMIIVAGIFTVRHPSAIFTYQTLSDPLGQDPGSFDNVPMVGRRPYVAKP; this comes from the exons ATGGCATCCGATTCGGTCTCCGATGCCGACACTGATGGGTTCAAGCTGTATCTTTACAAGCCCTCGCTGCCAGCGGCAATTTTATTTACCGTTCTTTTCGGTCTCGTTACCGCTCGCCACTTCCAGCTTGTTTTCAAAATGAAGACATGGTCGTTTATTCCCTTCTGTATAGGATGCGTTT TGGAAACAGTTGGATATGGTGCCCGCGCATACTCGGCAACGCAAACTCCCGACTGGGATCTTATGCCTTATATCTTGCAGAGCGTGTTTATCCTCCTCGGACCTGCATTTTATGCAGCTTCGATTTACATGGCATTGGGCCGGCTCATACGTTTCCTTGAAGGACAGCATCACTCAGTGATCAGGGTGGGCCTGCTTACCAAGATATTCTTGATGGGAGACATTTTCTCGTTTTTCGGACAAGGTGGAG GTGGCGGGCTCCTCGCTAGCGCCAGCGACAAAGGAAGCCAGGATCTCGGCAACACAATCATTATCGTCGGTCTCGCGATTCAGGTCATATTCTTCGGGGGATTCATGGTTGTCACAGCAATCTTTCACATGCGCATACTACGTCGCCCGACCAGCAGGTCCCTGAGCACCGGTGCTCCATGGCAGGCATTCATGGCCGTACTCTACTTTACCAGTGCGCTCATCATGGTGCGATCCGTTTTTCGGATGATAGAATATGCTCAAGGTCACACAGGCTCATTGATTTCTAAGGAGATCTACGTCTATACTCTTGATGCTCTGCTTATGATTATCGTCGCAGGCATCTTTACAGTGCGCCACCCAAGTGCGATCTTTACATACCAGACGCTATCGGATCCCCTTGGCCAAGACCCAGGAAGTTTCGACAATGTACCCATGGTTGGTCGAAGACCATATGTGGCGAAGCCATAG
- a CDS encoding glycoside hydrolase superfamily, translated as MSNKRLALVSPTSATLLSQKPASSWKNASDQARAFVAQLNTTEKIGIATGGYRRDGPACVGTIGKVERLGFQGICFSDGPSGYARSDGVSIFSSGLTAAATWDKRLICEHEHAVVIGEEFRAKGAHVCLGPSCGPMGRSVLGWRKWGLISLASLCMPCSKHFIGNEQETQRTQTTEEDGTVINALRSNIDERTLHEMYLWPFADAVKAGTASVMCSYNRVNQTYSCANHHLLSILKDELAFPGYVVSDWYATHGTASFANTGLDLEMPGPVRADYGASYFGNYLLDPVNDDNVTKGRLNEMVERVLTPYFFLHQHEDFPALDPASATALSVNQFGYNNPQFAIKPVPARDVRGDHAKVIRELGAAATVLLKNTNGTLPLENEKDIGVFGNGAPYPTIGSVYFDYENASISYEVGTLDQGGRFWHCPPHRTYCAVGRNSRTCAKTEWSGPGPSGTQGHH; from the exons ATGAGCAACAAGC GCCTTGCTCTCGTCTCCCCCACTTCTGCGACACTGCTCAGTCAGAAGCCAGCATCTT CATGGAAAAATGCTTCTGACCAAGCCCGAGCCTTTGTAGCACAGCTCAATACGACTGAGAAAATTGGCATCGCTACCGGCGGCTATCGCAGAGATGGACCGGCATGTGTTGGCACAATTGGGAAAGTCGAAAGGCTTGGATTCCAGGGTATatgcttttccgatggcCCTTCTGGATATGCTAGGTCAGACGGTGTGagcatcttctcctctggcCTTACTGCAGCTGCAACTTGGGATAAACGGCTTATCTGTGAACATGAACATGCTGTTGTCATTGGAGAAGAGTTTAGGGCCAAAGGTGCTCACGTATGTCTTGG GCCATCCTGTGGTCCTATGGGCCGTAGTGTTCTTGGCTGGCGAAAGTGGGGCCTTATCTCTCTGGCGTCGCTATGCATGC CGTGCTCAAAGCATTTCATTGGAAACGAACAGGAAACACAGCGCACACAAACCACTGAGGAGGATGGAACCGTCATCAATGCTTTGAGGTCCAACATTGACGAACGTACATTACATGAGATGTACCTTTGGCCTTTTGCTGACGCTGTTAAAGCTGGTACTGCCAGCGTGATGTGCTCCTACAACAGAGTGAATCAGACCTATTCCTGCGCGAACCATCACTTGCTTTCGATACTGAAGGATGAGCTCGCCTTTCCGGGCTACGTCGTTTCTGACTGGTATGCGACGCATGGCACAGCCTCCTTCGCCAACACAGGGCTCGACCTCGAGATGCCAGGACCTGTCAGAGCCGACTATGGTGCCTCGTATTTTGGCAATTACCTTCTAGATCCAGTTAACGATGATAACGTGACAAAAGGTCGCCTCAATGAAATGGTCGAGAGAGTCCTGACGCCATACTTCTTTCTACATCAACATGAGGATTTCCCTGCCCTGGATCCTGCTTCCGCCACTGCCCTAAGCGTCAATCAGTTTGGTTACAACAACCCTCAGTTCGCAATCAAGCCCGTACCTGCACGCGATGTTCGAGGTGATCACGCCAAGGTTATTCGGGAATTGGGTGCCGCTGCCACCGTGCTACTCAAGAATACCAACGGAACACTGCCTCTGGAGAACGAAAAGGATATTGGGGTCTTCGGAAATGGAGCGCCATACCCAACCATCGGATCCGTCTATTTCGACTATGAGAACGCGTCTATATCCTACGAAGTGGGTACTCTCGACCAGGGGGGGCGGTTCTGGCATTGTCCGCCACACCGAACTTATTGCGCCGTTGGACGCAATTCGAGAACGTGTGCGAAAACAGAGTGGTCGGGTCCAGGTCCTTCTGGAACACAAGGACATCATTGA
- a CDS encoding RTA1 like protein-domain-containing protein, whose product MDAPKSYYLYNPSEPLAGVVAGLYGVSFCITLWQIIRKKAWVWLFMLLAIAMEVIGYAARAVSATKPTEKGPYVLQFTLVILPPVLMAGVIYVIFARIVFWVVPPESRTLRFLWVPARFITLLFVGFDIISLLLQLVAAVLIAGTDPTDPDAKSKLNLGKTLGLVGVSTQIAGFGLFTVSAIRFHFAARRLSPDFAKDNQEKHGVVKKWQTLLIVVNVSCLLILVRSIYREIDFAGGKDGTTHQKEWYLYVFDTLPILLVVFLYNVFFPGSYLKHLGFKLPKEHQGAVLDAEAADKQVSTTAESNLSYMLFDHEVGSGIQNAQCTLHASKSALIPITDTLPSTKIQSRYDMAQIATTHLLFFQIT is encoded by the exons ATGGACGCACCCAAGTCTTACTATCTTTACAATCCTTCCGAGCCATTGGCAGGAGTTGTCGCCGGCCTTTATGGAGTGAGCTTTTGTATCACGCTCTGGCAAATCATTCGGAAGAAAGCCTGGGTATGGCTATTTATGTTGCTTGCTATTGCGA TGGAGGTCATTGGTTACGCAGCTCGAGCCGTATCCGCTACCAAGCCGACGGAAAAGGGACCTTACGTGCTTCAATTCACACTTGTGATTTTACCCCCAGTCTTGATGGCCGGTGTCATCTATGTTATCTTCGCTAGAATCGTCTTCTGGGTTGTTCCCCCAGAGTCGAGAACCCTTCGATTTCTCTGGGTCCCTG CTCGCTTCATCACTCTTCTCTTTGTTGGCTTCGATATCATCTCGCTCCTCCTCCAACTTGTCGCTGCAGTTCTCATCGCCGGCACCGACCCCACTGATCCTGATGCGAAGAGCAAGCTCAATCTTGGCAAAACGCTTGGTCTTGTCGGTGTGAGCACTCAAATTGCTGGCTTTGGTCTTTTCACTGTCTCCGCTATCCGTTTCCACTTCGCTGCGAGACGACTCAGCCCCGACTTTGCCAAGGACAATCAGGAGAAGCATGGTGTTGTGAAGAAGTGGCAGACCCTACTCATTGTGGTCAATGTCTCATGCCTCCTCATTCTT GTCCGTTCAATCTATCGTGAAATTGACTTCGCTGGTGGCAAGGATGGCACTACTCACCAGAAGGAGTGGTA TTTATATGTCTTTGACACTCTTCCCATCTTGctcgtcgtcttcctctACAATGTCTTCTTTCCTGGTAGCTATCTTAAGCACCTTGGTTTCAAATTGCCCAAAGAACATCAGGGCGCGGTCCTGGACGCGGAGGCTGCCGACAAGCAGGTCTCAACGACTGCCGAGTCT AATCTCAGTTACATGCTTTTCGATCATGAAGTGGGTAGCGGGATCCAAAATGCTCAATGTACCCTCCACGCTTCAAAGTCTGCCTTGATTCCGATTACGGATACGCTTC catcaaccAAGATCCAGAGTCGGTATGATATGGCTCAAATTGCGACAACTCATCTTCTGTTCTTCCAGATTACTTGA
- a CDS encoding Intradiol ring-cleavage dioxygenase, producing the protein MASNGTNGTNGATAQSKFDPNFTDHVIGLMSPETDPRQRVILTSLIRHMHDFCREVELTQDEWIIGVNYINSLGQAYKKNRNETWRVCDILGIESLVDEINHKVVTEGGKAPTSSSILGPFWSPETPFRDLGASVVQDMPKDGQLTFFHGVIRDVDTGKGIPNAVFDMWQASTNGKYDAHDPENQSRHNLRGKFRTDADGKFWFYCLKPTEYAIDTSGPSAELLKIMGRHPYRPAHIHIMVTHDDYLGVTAQLYPNDDPYLETDTACAVKDDLLLDFKPVKDEPKGAVLDVEYNVNLASKKYKPDNTMLMQNANQDKF; encoded by the exons atGGCCTCCAACGGTACAAACGGCACCAACGGCGCCACGGCGCAATCAAAATTCGACCCCAACTTCACAGACCATGTCATCGGCCTCATGAGCCCCGAGACCGACCCTCGCCAGCGTGTCATCCTCACCTCTCTCATTCGTCACATGCACGATTTCTGCAGAGAAGTCGAGCTCACTCAGGACGAGTGGATCATCGGCGTCAACTACATCAACTCTCTTGGCCAGGCCTACAAGAAGAACCGCAACGAGACATGGCGCGTCTGCGACATTCTCGGAATTGAGTC TCTCGTCGATGAGATCAACCACAAGGTCGTCACCGAAGGCGGCAAGGCCCCTACATCCTCCAGCATTCTCGGTCCCTTCTGGTCTCCCGAGACCCCCTTCCGCGACCTCGGCGCCAGCGTCGTCCAAGACATGCCCAAGGACGGCCAACTCACATTTTTCCACGGCGTCATCCGCGACGTTGATACCGGAAAGGGAATCCCCAACGCCGTCTTCGACATGTGGCAAGCCAGCACCAACGGCAAATACGACGCCCACGACCCCGAGAACCAATCGCGCCACAACCTTCGTGGCAAGTTCCGCACCGACGCTGACGGAAAGTTCTGGTTCTACTGCCTCAAGCCCACCGAGTACGCCATCGACACATCTGGTCCCTCCGCCGAGctcctcaagatcatggGCCGTCATCCTTACCGCCCTGCTCATATTCACATCATGGTCACCCACGATGATTACCTCGGTGTTACTGCTCAGCTGTACCCCAACGACGATCCCTATCTCGAGACCGACACTGCTTGCGCTGTCAAGGACGATCTACTCCTTGACTTCAAGCCTGTCAAGGATGAGCCCAAGGGCGCTGTTCTCGATGTCGAGTACAATGTCAACCTTGCTTCCAAGAAGTACAAGCCTGACAACACCATGTTGATGCAGAACGCCAATCAAGACAAGTTCTAA
- a CDS encoding alkaline-phosphatase-like protein: MMQNTTPSQAALALARALLKRVPNRQFFFTFTALAVWGAKIIHIYAHINAVHQNLLHRWGYSFVTQDVVILTLIRLLLDQWSTNLPTRSQIAVLVFTAIFMFINALLSVVSISFYLVAGSEIHYSNISLPNDPSSKSLMLSGSVAFTSVLCANILLSWLLKTPCYKIHGYVAEVVHRSIANAWQFLRRILPRQNRYVPVPKADLEGQTESFDDESSDDDLQEQKTQHLSPFQFRLRTALRSVPFALAAIFLLTLLYAAVARPSDRSLIFLSYTAALSPFVDFSSGPTLQDLPSVFGTGIQHSWDNLTALATAEPFDWLPNDQVLAGFEDWHLKRPHYNADVDPLKISNLGQDLVPTLKDKLQDVPIRHVVLCFLESTRNDVFPIKKDGNIWELLASTFPNNTIPQEAHEKLANLTPTANYITGDYDDGFDHEGSKLKRGGVHFTNAHTTGTFTFKSLVGTLCGIGPLLADFNLDYAHHVYQPCLAHIFEALNQVSNATDAGSRPFRDFKWQSYFYSAATLGYNNQQELMEATGFPEEHLIGLEWLRSENATHGPVTLPRINGFAFEEDPLEDYFRDVFVQAKEKEERVFLSHITSTSHHAYKLPEGEEYVPVANGHDMLSHYLNTEGYDDRWLRKILDLLDEQGVANETLIVFVGDHGISMPENGAVSPYYNPSIGIDHVPLVLSHPLLPAFDIHDAVHSSQILPTILDLLLETGSLNNASRQAASDLVRNYEGQSLIRPLLTKNETTGQGNWQFVVVNPGRAVVTARDARYPERHLAIPLIDNVEWRLSNVDEDPMEHDSVQSFDFTSFTDVVSRRFGNDVAQWVEEGAFIARWWAEENHKRWQYGEYDERETS, from the coding sequence ATGATGCAAAATACGACACCGTCTCAGGCGGCCTTGGCGCTCGCACGCGCTCTCCTAAAACGAGTACCCAACCGCcagttcttcttcaccttcacaGCCCTCGCAGTTTGGGGCGCCAAGATAATACATATCTACGCACACATCAACGCTGTACACCAAAACCTATTACATCGATGGGGCTATTCTTTCGTTACACAAGATGTCGTCATCCTCACCCTCATTCGACTCCTCCTCGACCAATGGTCCACGAACCTACCCACGCGGTCGCAAATCGCCGTCCTCGTCTTCACCGCGATATTCATGTTCATCAACGCGCTGCTCAGTGTCGTTTCGATATCCTTCTACCTCGTCGCCGGCTCCGAAATACATTACAGCAACATCTCTCTGCCAAATGACCCCTCCTCCAAATCGTTGATGCTGTCGGGCAGCGTCGCGTTTACAAGTGTCCTCTGTGCCAACATCTTATTGAGCTGGCTCCTCAAAACACCTTGCTACAAAATCCATGGCTATGTCGCTGAGGTTGTACATCGATCGATTGCCAATGCTTGGCAATTCCTTCGTCGCATTCTTCCCCGCCAAAATCGCTACGTTCCTGTCCCGAAAGCCGATCTCGAGGGCCAGACCGAATCCTTCGATGACGAAAGTTCCGACGACGACCTCCAAGAACAAAAGACCCAGCACTTGAGCCCGTTTCAATTCCGACTAAGAACTGCTTTGAGATCCGTGCCATTCGCTTTGGCCGCCATCTTCTTGCTCACGCTCCTTTACGCGGCCGTCGCACGACCCTCCGATCGATCCCTCATATTTCTCTCTTATACTGCAGCACTGTCACCATTCGTGGATTTTTCCTCGGGCCCGACATTACAAGACTTGCCCAGTGTTTTCGGCACTGGCATTCAGCATAGCTGGGACAACCTCACTGCGCTCGCGACGGCCGAGCCATTCGATTGGCTTCCCAACGATCAAGTATTGGCCGGGTTTGAGGATTGGCACTTGAAGCGCCCGCATTACAATGCTGATGTCGACCCATTGAAGATATCGAACCTCGGGCAAGACCTTGTTCCCACACTGAAGGACAAGCTGCAAGACGTTCCCATCCGACATGTTGTTCTGTGCTTCCTCGAAAGCACACGAAATGACGTTTTCCCAATCAAGAAGGATGGAAACATTTGGGAACTTTTAGCATCAACATTCCCCAACAACACGATTCCCCAAGAGGCTCATGAGAAATTGGCCAATCTCACTCCTACCGCCAACTATATCACTGGCGACTACGACGATGGCTTCGACCACGAAGGGTCCAAGCTCAAGCGGGGCGGCGTTCACTTTACCAATGCCCATACCACCGGCACCTTTACCTTTAAGAGCTTGGTCGGTACCTTGTGCGGTATCGGCCCATTGCTAGCCGACTTCAATCTCGACTACGCGCACCATGTCTACCAGCCTTGCTTGGCTCATATCTTTGAAGCACTGAACCAAGTGTCGAACGCTACCGACGCAGGGTCGCGCCCCTTCCGCGACTTCAAGTGGCAGTCATACTTCTACTCAGCTGCGACTTTAGGATATAACAATCAGCAAGAGTTGATGGAGGCAACTGGATTTCCGGAGGAGCATCTCATTGGACTTGAGTGGCTACGATCTGAGAATGCGACACATGGGCCGGTGACACTACCACGAATCAACGGCTTTGCCTTTGAAGAGGACCCTCTGGAGGACTACTTCCGTGACGTGTTTGTCCaggccaaggagaaggaggagcgAGTTTTCTTGTCGCACATAACATCGACAAGTCACCACGCCTACAAGTTGCCTGAGGGGGAGGAGTACGTCCCAGTTGCTAATGGCCATGATATGCTTTCGCATTATCTCAATACAGAAGGCTATGACGATCGATGGCTACGCAAGATCTTGGATCTACTAGACGAGCAGGGTGTCGCTAATGAGACCCTCATTGTCTTCGTCGGGGACCATGGCATTTCGATGCCTGAGAATGGCGCCGTGTCGCCTTACTACAACCCTAGCATCGGCATCGACCACGTTCCTCTAGTGCTATCTCACCCTCTCCTGCCCGCATTCGACATTCACGATGCAGTCCATTCCTCCCAAATCCTACCAACCATCCTcgatcttctcctcgagaCAGGCTCACTAAACAACGCCAGCCGACAAGCGGCTTCCGACCTTGTCCGCAATTACGAAGGCCAATCCCTAATTCGACCACTCCTCACAAAGAACGAGACAACCGGCCAAGGCAACTGGCAGTTCGTTGTCGTAAATCCTGGTCGCGCTGTAGTAACTGCCCGAGATGCCCGTTACCCAGAGCGCCATCTTGCCATTCCTCTCATCGACAATGTCGAATGGCGATTAAGCAACGTGGACGAAGATCCCATGGAGCACGACTCTGTGCAAAGTTTCGACTTTACTTCTTTCACAGATGTTGTTTCACGGAGATTTGGCAATGACGTTGCGCAATGGGTTGAAGAGGGGGCTTTCATAGCGAGGTGGTGGGCGGAGGAAAACCACAAACGGTGGCAGTATGGGGAATATGATGAGCGAGAAACAtcttga
- a CDS encoding RmlC-like cupin domain-containing protein: MVHRNTFFKALAASLTVAPGSALPAPQMGDYGENKGPVGGVKPPTPTVTSASGSLYGDSSLLGGNAPLPDPDQDSAIVKDPKLVNGQAADPKLGLYLDFDGVDVPQPIRGELGATDPGPRTYDYEKLNPDLFAPPGTDAGDVPNAMWPLGLSHNRLGSEAGAGWARQQNQDVLPAATDMAGVDMRLAPNAYRELHWHTANEWALVTKGCLRVAAVNDEGKSFVDDLCEGDVWFFPAGIPHSLQAFDKGVEFLLVFDQGTFSEDETFLVSELFLRNPVSVLAKNFETETTAFDNIPKDELYIFNGTPAPKDIEKQNVTGSAGALTGNGSYTYHWSQQKAHTVPGGSVKIIDPTTFPIAKGFSAALVVVQPGALREIHWHTTSDEWSYFLQGSGRITVFKAASSARTFDFTAGGVGYIPAANSHYVENTGTEDLVFLEVLQAPKFSDVSVAQWLALTPKQIVKDHLKVSDKFLDSLPKEKAFIKTGDVNMTVIADEA; encoded by the exons ATGGTACACCGTAACACCTTCTTCAAAGCCTTGGCGGCTTCACTTACTGTTGCTCCAGGCTCAGCACTCCCTGCCCCTCA AATGGGCGATTATGGGGAGAACAAGGGACCTGTAGGTGGAGTTAAGCCCCCGACACCAACAGTTACCTCAGCCAGCGGTTCTCTATACGGTGACTCTAGCTTACTCGGTGGCAACGCTCCCCTCCCAGATCCTGACCAGGATTCTGCCATCGTCAAAGACCCAAAACTTGTCAACGGCCAGGCAGCTGATCCCAAGCTCGGGCTCTATCTGGACTTTGACGGCGTGGATGTGCCTCAGCCAATCCGAGGCGAGCTAGGCGCTACAGATCCCGGTCCTCGAACTTACGACTATGAGAAGCTCAACCCCGATCTTTTTGCCCCTCCTGGCACGGATGCCGGAGATGTCCCCAATGCCATGTGGCCGCTTGGTCTTTCTCACAACCGACTCGGTAGTGAAGCCGGCGCCGGATGGGCTAGACAGCAGAACCAGGATGTCCTTCCCGCTGCAACTGATATGGCAGGAGTCGACATGCGTCTCGCGCCGAATGCGTACCGCGAGCTGCATTGGCACACGGCCAATGAGTGGGCCTTGGTAACAAAAGGCTGTCTGCGTGTTGCTGCTGTCAACGATGAGGGCAAAAGCTTTGTCGATGATCTCTGCGAAGGGGATGTTTGGTTCTTCCCTGCTGGCATACCTCACAGTCTCCAAGCTTTTGATAAAGGCGTTGAGTTCCTGCTGGTATTTGATCAGGGCACCTTCTCTGAAGATGAAACATTCCTTGTATCCGAGTTGTTCTTGCGAAACCCCGTCTCCGTTCTGGCAAAGAACTTTGAGACCGAGACAACTGCTTTTGATAACATCCCGAAGGACGAGCTTTAC ATTTTCAACGGAACACCAGCGCCGAAAGATATCGAGAAACAGAACGTGACAGGTTCAGCTGGAGCGCTGACGGGTAATGGTTCATACACGTACCATTGGTCTCAGCAGAAGGCCCATACCGTACCCGGAGGCTCTGTTAAAATCATCGACCCTACGACCTTCCCAATCGCCAAAGGATTCTCAGCTGCTCTAGTTGTCGTACAGCCTGGCGCCCTCCGCGAGATCCACTGGCATACTACCTCCGACGAGTGGAGCTATTTCCTCCAGGGCAGTGGTAGAATCACCGTATTCAAAGCAGCCTCGTCAGCTCGCACCTTCGACTTCACTGCTGGTGGCGTTGGATACATCCCTGCTGCAAACTCTCACTACGTCGAGAATACTGGAACGGAGGACTTGGTTTTCCTCGAGGTTCTTCAGGCGCCTAAGTTCTCAGATGTTTCTGTGGCACAATGGCTGGCCTTGACACCCAAGCAGATTGTGAAGGACCACCTCAAGGTTTCTGACAAGTTCTTGGATTCTTTGCCCAAGGAGAAGGCGTTCATCAAGACCGGAGACGTGAATATGACAGTTATCGCAGACGAAGCTTAG